A window from Citrus sinensis cultivar Valencia sweet orange chromosome 3, DVS_A1.0, whole genome shotgun sequence encodes these proteins:
- the LOC127901183 gene encoding transcription factor MTB1-like: protein MKIEFNMGGNLWNDEDKAMGAAVLGTRAFDYLLTSSISNENLLMAVGSDEDLQNKLSDLVDRPNASNFSWNYAIFWQISRSKSGDWVLGWGDGSCREPKEGEESEATRIPNIRLEDETQQRMRKRVLQKLHTLFGGSDEDNYALGLDRVTDTEMFFLASMYFSFPRGEGGPGKCFASGKHVWLLDALKLSSDYCVRSFLAKSARIQTIVLISTDAGVVELGSVRSVPESLELVHSIRATFSSNSSLATVKPMAVALPVTSEKKDENGLFPNLGILDRVEGVPKIFGQELNNSGHVHTPFSREKLAVRKMEERPSWEAYTNGNRTAFPGIRNGVHGFSWGNVQGVKQGIATEIFGSQTNNLQELVNGVREDFRINHYQSQKPMQMQIDFSGATSRPNVIARPLNADSEHSDVEASCRDERTGTVEERRPRKRGRKPANGREEPLNHVEAERQRREKLNQRFYALRAVVPNISKMDKASLLGDAIAYINELQAKLKVMEAERENLSGNSRDLSAFESNPNVESQNRAPDVDIQAAHDEVVVRVSCPLDSHPASRVIQAFKDAQITVVESKLSTGNDMVFHTFVIKSQGSEQLTKEKLIAAFSCESSSIQPLSSVG, encoded by the coding sequence ATGAAAATAGAGTTTAATATGGGAGGTAATTTGTGGAATGATGAGGATAAGGCTATGGGAGCAGCTGTTTTGGGAACAAGAGCTTTTGATTACTTACTGACGAGCTCAATTTCGAATGAGAACCTTTTAATGGCTGTTGGCAGTGATgaagatttacaaaataagCTTTCTGATCTCGTGGACAGGCCTAACGCGTCAAATTTTAGCTGGAATTATGCTATCTTTTGGCAAATTTCGCGGTCTAAGTCAGGTGATTGGGTTTTAGGATGGGGAGATGGGTCTTGTAGAGAGCCTAAAGAAGGTGAAGAATCAGAAGCTACGAGAATTCCTAATATCAGGCTTGAAGATGAAACTCAACAGAGGATGAGAAAAAGGGTTTTGCAGAAACTGCATACTTTATTTGGTGGATCAGATGAGGATAATTATGCTTTGGGATTGGATAGGGTTACTGATACTGAGATGTTCTTTTTGGCATCTATGTATTTCTCCTTTCCTCGTGGAGAAGGTGGCCCAGGCAAGTGTTTTGCCTCTGGGAAGCATGTGTGGTTATTGGATGCCTTGAAGTTGAGTTCTGATTACTGCGTGAGGTCTTTTCTTGCAAAGTCTGCCAGAATTCAGACCATCGTTTTGATCTCGACTGATGCTGGGGTTGTTGAATTGGGCTCTGTCAGATCAGTACCAGAAAGCTTGGAATTGGTGCACTCAATTAGGGCTACCTTTTCTTCAAACTCTTCTTTAGCCACGGTTAAGCCAATGGCTGTTGCATTACCAGTTACAAGTGAGAAGAAAGATGAGAATGGTCTGTTTCCTAATTTGGGCATTTTGGACAGAGTTGAAGGAGTTCCAAAGATTTTCGGTCAGGAATTGAACAACTCGGGCCATGTTCATACCCCTTTTAGTAGGGAGAAACTTGCTGTTAGAAAGATGGAAGAAAGGCCTTCATGGGAAGCTTACACAAATGGAAATAGGACTGCATTTCCGGGTATTCGAAATGGTGTTCATGGTTTTAGTTGGGGAAATGTTCAAGGAGTGAAACAAGGGATCGCAACTGAAATCTTTGGTTCACAAACTAACAATTTGCAAGAGCTGGTTAATGGGGTTAGGGAAGATTTTCGGATTAACCACTATCAGTCACAAAAGCCAATGCAAATGCAGATTGATTTCTCTGGGGCTACTTCGAGGCCTAATGTGATCGCCAGACCACTGAATGCTGATTCTGAGCATTCTGACGTGGAAGCTTCTTGCAGGGATGAGCGTACAGGCACAGTTGAGGAGAGAAGGCCTCGGAAAAGAGGTAGAAAGCCCGCAAATGGAAGAGAAGAGCCTCTCAACCACGTGGAGGCGGAGAGGCAACGGCGTGAGAAGCTAAACCAACGGTTCTATGCATTACGAGCTGTGGTACCTAACATATCCAAGATGGATAAAGCATCGTTGCTGGGAGATGCCATTGCTTACATCAATGAGCTTCAAGCAAAGCTAAAGGTCATGGAAGCAGAGAGGGAGAACCTAAGTGGCAACTCCAGAGACTTGTCTGCCTTTGAGTCGAATCCTAATGTGGAAAGTCAGAACCGAGCCCCTGATGTTGATATTCAAGCTGCCCATGATGAGGTGGTTGTAAGAGTGAGCTGTCCTCTTGATTCACATCCTGCATCAAGAGTCATCCAAGCTTTTAAAGACGCACAAATCACAGTTGTGGAGTCGAAACTTTCTACTGGAAATGATATGGTATTTCACACATTTGTAATCAAATCTCAGGGATCGGAGCAGTTGACAAAAGAGAAGTTGATTGCAGCATTTTCCTGCGAATCAAGCTCAATACAGCCATTATCATCAGTTGGGTAG
- the LOC127901274 gene encoding uncharacterized protein LOC127901274, whose protein sequence is METVNEGRIRQTVMEVLKNSDMEEMTEFKVRVEASERLGIDLSDANHKRFIRGVVESFLLSTTESTDNRIEPDLEVEEQRAQIGKRINDDGDSIICKLSNKRTVAIQEFKGRAFVSIREYFRRDGKLVPTAKGIALTSEQWRAFSKSLPAIDEAVVKMQSKLRSESSGEQNKDVANSMTSPLELFPTELHRFNGKNYRVWAQQIELLLKQLKVAYVLTDPCPIVTLCPQASSEEVTRVKAAERKWLNDNNICRHHILNFLSDHLYYQYSKRTSSAKELWEELKLVYLDEEFGTKRSQVKKYIEFQMFDEKSVFEQALELNKIADSIVAAGMMIYENFHVSVILSKLPLSWKDFCIKLMRMEYLTFTMLMDHIKAEEESRSHNKQEEPSKFVELSPAVNFGPRMREMSKKRRESEMDSKTVVCYNCRKKGHVAKHCHNKRLHQEINDNCPC, encoded by the exons ATGGAAACAGTAAATGAAGGAAGAATCCGACAAACAGTGATGGAAGTACTGAAAAATTCCGACATGGAGGAGATGACTGAGTTCAAAGTCCGTGTTGAGGCCTCTGAGCGACTGGGAATAGACCTCTCTGACGCCAATCACAAGAGGTTTATCAGAGGAGTTGTTGAGTCGTTTTTGCTCTCCACCACCGAAAGCACAGACAATCGTATAGAACCGGATTTGGAAGTTGAAGAGCAACGAGCCCAGATCGGGAAACGCATTAACGATGACGGCGATTCGATTATTTGCAAG cTCTCAAACAAGAGGACCGTTGCAATTCAAGAATTCAAAGGGAGAGCTTTTGTATCAATTAGGGAATATTTTCGAAGAGACGGAAAGCTGGTTCCTACAGCTAAAG GAATTGCGTTGACTAGTGAACAATGGAGAGCCTTCAGTAAAAGTCTCCCTGCAATAGATGAAGCTGTTGTGAAGATGCAATCTAAGTTAAG ATCTGAATCCAGTGGTGAACAAAACAAAGATGTGGCAAATTCAATGACTTCACCTCTTGAACTTTTTCCCACTGAACTCCACCGTTTCAATGGGAAGAATTACCGGGTCTGGGCGCAACAGATAGAACTTCttttaaagcaattaaagGTTGCATATGTCCTCACTGACCCATGCCCTATTGTTACTCTATGCCCTCAAGCTAGCTCTGAAGAAGTAACAAGAGTCAAGGCTGCTGAAAGAAAGTGGTTGAATGACAACAACATATGTCGCCACCACATTTTAAACTTTCTATCTGATCACCTTTATTATCAGTACTCAAAAAGAACCAGTAGTGCCAAAGAACTATGGGAAGAGCTGAAATTAGTTTACCTTGATGAGGAATTTGGAACAAAGAGATCTCAAGTTAAGAAGTACATTGAATTTCAGATGTTTGATGAGAAATCAGTCTTTGAGCAAGCTCTAGAACTGAATAAGATTGCTGATTCCATTGTTGCTGCTGGCATGATGATTTATGAGAATTTTCATGTTAGCGTCATCCTTTCCAAGCTTCCCCTGTCTTGGAAGGACTTCTGCATTAAGTTGATGCGAATGGAATACCTTACTTTCACAATGTTGATGGATCATATAAAGGCAGAGGAAGAATCTCGTAGCCATAACAAGCAAGAAGAGCCTTCCAAGTTTGTAGAGTTATCTCCAGCTGTAAATTTTGGTCCAAGGATGAGAGAGATGAGCAAGAAGAGGCGAGAATCAGAGATGGATAGCAAGACTGTAGTCTGCTACAATTGTCGGAAGAAGGGGCATGTGGCCAAACATTGTCACAATAAGAGGCTACACCAGGAAATTAACGACAACTGCCCCTGCTGA
- the LOC102625867 gene encoding cytochrome P450 703A2 codes for MDFATFALILLFSSIIADIIRRFQNQKFFHQTKRLPPGPPKLPIVGNLLQLSQLPHRDLASLCDKYGPLVYLRLGSVDAITTNDPDIIREILLRQDEVFASRPRTLAAVHLAYGCGDVALAPLGPHWKRMRRICMENLLTTKRLESFVRHRADEAKHLVQDVWGRAQSGKALNLRDVLGAFSMNNVTRMLLGKQYFGGGSAGPEEAMEFMHITHELFRLLGVIYLGDYLPIWRWVDPHGCEKKMREVEKRVDDFHTKIIEEHRKARKDKRNSVNEEDGEAMDFVDVLLSLPGENGKEHMDDVEIKALIQDMIAAATDTSAVTNEWAMAEVIKHPRILRKIQEELDSVVGPNRMVNEQDLPHLNYLRCVVRETFRMHPAGPFLILHESLRATTINGYHIPAKTRVFINTHGLGRNTRIWNDIEQFRPERHWLADGSRVEISHGADFKILPFSAGKRKCPGAPLGITLVLMALARLFHCFDWTPPEGLRPEDIDTSEVYGMTMPKAQPLLALPRPRLADHMYH; via the exons ATGGACTTCGCTACATTTGCATTAATTCTTCTATTTTCATCTATCATTGCCGACATTATACGCCGTTTCCAAAACCAGAAGTTCTTTCACCAGACGAAAAGGCTTCCTCCAGGCCCACCAAAATTGCCCATCGTTGGCAACCTTCTCCAGTTGAGCCAACTGCCACACAGAGATTTAGCTTCATTGTGTGACAAATATGGTCCATTGGTCTACCTTCGTCTAGGTAGCGTCGATGCCATCACCACTAACGACCCCGACATCATACGTGAAATACTTCTCCGGCAAGATGAAGTGTTTGCTTCCCGGCCACGGACACTTGCGGCCGTCCATCTCGCCTACGGCTGCGGAGATGTGGCCTTGGCCCCGTTAGGCCCGCATTGGAAGAGGATGCGAAGAATTTGCATGGAGAACCTCTTAACAACCAAGAGACTGGAGTCGTTTGTGAGACACCGGGCCGATGAGGCCAAACATCTTGTTCAAGATGTTTGGGGCCGGGCCCAGAGTGGGAAGGCCCTGAATTTGAGGGACGTGTTGGGTGCATTTTCTATGAATAATGTGACCAGAATGCTGCTCGGGAAGCAATATTTTGGAGGCGGATCTGCCGGCCCAGAAGAAGCCATGGAGTTCATGCACATAACTCACGAGTTGTTTAGGCTTTTGGGAGTGATTTATTTGGGTGATTATTTGCCAATTTGGAGGTGGGTTGATCCTCATGGatgtgaaaagaaaatgcGGGAAGTTGAAAAGAGAGTGGATGATTTTCACACCAAGATTATTGAAGAACATAGAAAGGCGAGAAAGGACAAGAGAAATTCAGTTAATGAAGAAGATGGTGAAGCGATGGATTTTGTGGACGTTTTGTTGTCTTTGCCCGGTGAAAATGGAAAAGAGCACATGGATGATGTCGAAATTAAAGCTCTAATTCAG GATATGATAGCGGCCGCAACTGACACTTCAGCTGTGACGAATGAGTGGGCAATGGCAGAAGTGATCAAGCACCCACGTATTCTTCGCAAGATTCAGGAAGAGCTTGATTCTGTTGTAGGTCCAAATCGAATGGTCAATGAACAAGACTTGCCCCACCTTAATTACCTACGATGTGTAGTGCGTGAAACATTCCGCATGCACCCTGCCGGCCCCTTTCTCATCCTCCACGAATCTTTACGCGCCACAACAATTAACGGCTATCACATTCCAGCTAAGACACGTGTCTTCATCAATACACACGGGCTGGGTCGAAACACCAGGATATGGAACGACATTGAACAGTTTCGGCCCGAGAGGCACTGGTTGGCTGACGGGAGCCGAGTCGAGATAAGCCATGGAGCCGATTTCAAGATACTGCCATTTAGTGCTGGTAAGAGAAAGTGTCCGGGCGCGCCGCTTGGGATTACTTTGGTGCTAATGGCTTTGGCTCGGCTTTTTCACTGTTTTGATTGGACACCCCCGGAGGGTTTGAGGCCTGAAGATATTGATACAAGTGAGGTTTATGGGATGACCATGCCAAAAGCCCAGCCATTATTGGCCCTTCCAAGGCCGCGTTTGGCAGATCACATGTACCACTGA
- the LOC127898594 gene encoding cyclic pyranopterin monophosphate synthase, mitochondrial-like, translating into MILRRLAAAFPHSRRFFSSNSNHDFASAIVDLNKEMESIFGEPPTSNGFSGSVSNDFMAQEAQLTSQKICDSTPGLTHIGRTGEAQMVDVSLKENSQRTAIANCKVILGKKVFDLVLANQLAKGDVLSVAKIAGISGAKHTSSLIPLCHNITLTHVRVDLMLNSKDFSVDIEGEAVSSGKTGVEMEAMTAVTVAGLTVYDMCKAASKDIQITDVRLDRKTGGKSGDWCREK; encoded by the exons ATGATTCTTCGTCGACTTGCAGCTGCATTTCCTCACTCAAGAAGGTTCTTTAGTAGTAACAGTAACCATGATTTTGCAAGTGCAATTGTGGATCTCAACAAG GAGATGGAATCAATCTTTGGTGAACCTCCTACTTCAAATGGGTTTTCTGGTTCTGTAAGTAATGATTTCATGGCTCAAGAAGCTCAGTTGACATCTCAAAAGATTTGTGATAGCACACCTGGCCTGACCCACATTGGCCGGACAGGAGAAGCACAAATGGTGGATGTCtctctaaaagaaaatagtcaaaGAACTGCCATTGCTAATTGCAAGGTAATTCTGGGCAAAAAGGTGTTTGATCTGGTCTTAGCAAACCAATTGGCCAAGGGGGACGTCCTTAGTGTAGCAAAAATAGCAGGCATTAGTGGAGCAAAGCATACCAGCAGTCTCATCCCACTATGTCACAATATCACCTTAACTCATGTTCGCGTTGATCTTATGCTGAACTCTAAGGATTTTAGTGTAGACATTGAAGGGGAAGCAGTGTCATCAGGGAAAACTGGGGTTGAAATGGAAGCTATGACGGCTGTAACTGTTGCCGGTCTAACAGTCTATGATATGTGCAAGGCTGCTTCAAAGGATATTCAGATTACAGATGTAAGGCTTGATAGAAAAACTGGTGGTAAAAGTGGGGATTGGTGCAGGGAGAAGTAA